The Ectothiorhodospiraceae bacterium BW-2 nucleotide sequence TGAGTGGCTGCGCATGATCTCCCACTCTTGACTATCGAGCTTGCCGGGCTTGAGCAGAATCTGATCCGGAATACCGATCTTACCGACATCGTGCATCGGCGCAGCTTGGCGTAGTAGCTCGGCTCTCGCCTCATTAAAACCGGCTAGGCGAGCCATAATGGCGCTACTGTGGCTCATGCGCAGGACATGCATCCCGGTCTCGTTATCGCGATACTCGGCCGCCTGTCCTAAACGGCGAATAATCTCAAATCGAGTCTGCTCTAGCTCTGCGGTACGCTCCCGCACCTGCTGCTCCAGAGTGTGCTGATTGCGCAACATACGAATATGGTTGGCGATTCGTTGTAAAAATATCGCCGGACGAAACGGCTTGTGCAGATAGTCGATCGCACCAAGCTTTAGGCCAATCTCCTCGTTATCGCCATCGTGTAACGAGGTGAGGAAGACCACGGCAATATCCCAAGTGCTAGGATCATCTTTGAGTCGGCGGCAGGTTTGGTAACCATCCATGTTTGGCATCATCACATCGAGCAAAATCAGATCGGGGCGATACTCTTTTGCTATATCAATGGCATGATAACCACTTTTCGCCTTAAGAATAGTGTAGTCATCCTCCAATAGCGCTTCGATAATCTCCAGATTCTCTTCTGCATCATCCACAATCAAAATGGTGCCGTTCATAGATAGAGCCTCTTGCGGTTCATTTTATTAACCATCCTCGCTGCTATCTTCCGTCAGATTGCCAGTATAATCAACTCGCGATTGTTATTTTAGCTATATCATCGAACAGATAAATAGGGCACCGATTGGATCGCCTCAGGGGGGGGATTTAACCATGTTATTCGATTTTTATCAATTTTTTCCTATTTTTTTGCTCTGTGGCCACCCCTGCATTAACGCTAAATTCAGGGGCCGGAGGCCGGACGGCACCACCTTTCGACCACCTGCTGATCGACCCGCTTAACCGCTCGTGTATCGATCGGACAGCGGGGGGGAGAGCGCCATAACGCCTGCGGTAGGCACCAGATCTCCATGGGGGTCTCTCCGGCATAAAAGGAGAGGCAGGGCACGCTATAACGGTGGTTGGCGGTCGAGGTTAACTCCTGCTCCCGCTGACTCACCTCAATGCCGTGCTCTCGTAACCTTAACAGCACCGGCTCAGGGGGTTCACCGTAGATATGGAGCACGACAGCCGAGTCGGGTAGGACAACTTCTCGCACTAAGGCACCAGTTAGCTGCGGCTCAAACGGCTGCAGTAGCTGCATTAGCTTTAGCGCCTCACAACGCCGCTGCTGCAATCGCTGCGGGTGTTCTGGTTGAAACAGCGCCAAATAGTCGCGCAGAGCGCTCTCAATCTCCAGATTGGTCGGCTGTTGCGCCTTAGGAATGCGCTGTCCCCTTAGGACTCGATTGCGCGCCTGATGGTAGTCGGCAATCTGCTCCTCTGCCATGGTACGGGCGATTAGTTGCGCTAAAGGCTGCCGTCGAGGGGGGAGTTTTGCAAAGGTTTTACTCATTATCCCTCTGTTTTGACCCTATGGACAAGGATGGTAAACCGTCTAATCAGCCTCTTGTTCATCGCTGTTTAAAATAGCTCTTCTGTAATCACCTTATCCTGCTCGCTCGTATCGATGCGTGGCCGCCCGCCAACGCCGCCGATACGAGGAGGGGTCGGCTCAGTCCCTTTAATAAAAAACTCAAACATCGCCCCTTTCGCCCCCGGCGCAGCATACTCGCCACTCTGTTTATCGACCCTCACGGTAACAATATCGGTCGGCAGCGGCTGCGGTTGCGGTTCAAACCGCTGTAGCGCGACCGCCATATAGTCGATCCAAAGCGGTAGCGCCGCCCGGCCACCGGTCTCATGCCGCCCTAGCGTCGCGGGTTGGTCAAAGCCGACCCAAGCGGTGGTGACAACGCGGTCATTAAAACCGGAGAACCAAGCGTCGAGCTGATCGTTGGTCGTACCGGTCTTACCGGCAATATCGTCCCGTTTCAAGACCAGCGCTTTGCGTCCGGTACCCTGCTTGATCACATCGGCCATTATGGAGCGAATCACATAGAGATTCTGTTCACTAACGCTTCGTTGAGCGAAGGGTATCTCAGTATCAATCTCCCCCTGTTCGGTCAGCGGCAACAGCCCCTTCTGTTGGCACTCGATAATCCGCTCACAGGCGAGTGGTGGCCGACTCTGATAGACCACTTCACCGCTGCTGTTCTCAATCGTCGCGATATAGTAAGGGTCGATCACAAAGCCGCGATTGGCGATAGTCGCATAGCCGCGAAGCAGCTCTAGCGGCGTCATAGTAGCGCTACCGAGCGCTAGCGATAGTGAGCGAGGTAGCTTATCTGGGTTAAAACCGAATTTTGCTAGGTGGGCAATCGCGTTATTAATCCCCACCGCCTGCAACAGCCGAATCGAGACTAAGTTGCGAGAGTGGATCAGCGCCTCCCGTAGTCGAGTCGCCCCAAACGATTTACCGCTATAGTTCTGTGGCCGCCACGCCCCCTCCATATATTGGTCTTCAATCACTATCGGTGCATCGTTAATGATCGATGCGGCGGTAAAGCCGTGCTCTAGCGCCGCCGAGTAGATAAACGGTTTAATATTGGAGCCGGGCTGGCGCTCGGCCTGGGTGACGCGATTAAACTTGCTCTGATAAAAATCAAAGCCGCCACTTAGCGCCATCATAGCGCCGCTACCAGAATCGAGTGAGGCGAGGGCAGCGGCGGCATGGGGCAGATGGCGCAGGTGGGGCAGATTATCGCTATCAAACCAGAGTCTGACCACATCGCCAACCGCCACAATCTCGGCCGCCTGGTCTGGCTTTTTACCACGGCTATTGACATCTCTATAGCGCTGCGCCCACGCCATACCCGCCCACTCGACCGTTACCTCACTGCCATCTTTCAAAATAGCGCTAAAGCGCTGCGGCTCCACCCCGACCACAAGTGCCGGCATTAGATTCCCAATCGTCTCGAACGGCTCTAGCAGCTCTTGCCACTGCTGCAGCTGCGGTGCCTCAGAGGCCACTAGGGGTAACTGCTGCTCCGGCCCCCGATAGCCGTGGCGCACCTCGTACTCAAGCAGGCCATTTCGTAACGCCGCTGTCGCTGCCCGCTGCAGTTGGCTATCGATAGTGGTCGTGACCTTAAAGCCGCGCTCCTCTACCTGTTCTCCATACATTCGCAACAGCTCTTGGCGCACCATTTCAGCGACGAAGGGGGCTTTAAGCTCAGTTTGAACCAGATGAACACTGGCGGTAATAGGGGCAGCAACCGCCTCATCATAGGCGCTGTTATCGATCATACCTAGCTCTAACATCCGCCCAAGTACCCAGTTACGCCGTGCAAGCGCTCGATCTGGGTTGGCAATCGGGTTATTGGCCGATGGCGCTTTGGGCAGACCCGCCAGCATCGCATATTGGGCTAGCGTTAGCGCCTCTAACGGCTGATCATAGTAGATAGAGGCCGCCGCCCCCACCCCATAGGCCCGCTTACCTAGATAGATTTTATTGAGATAGAGCTCGATAATCTCCTCTTTCGACAGCTCCCGCTCTATCTTTAGCGATAACATCATCTCTTTAATTTTGCGGGTGTAGGTCTTCTCACGGCTTAAAAAAAAGTTTCGCGCGACCTGCATGGTGATGGTGCTCGCCCCTTGTCGCTTCTCGCCGGTACGAATTAGCTCAATCGCCGCCCGTGCCAATCCGGTTGGATCGACCCCTTGGTGCTCAAAAAAACGGCTATCCTCGGCCGCCAAAAAGGCATCGATCAGCCTCTGCGGTAGCTCGGCGTAGGTCATCGGAATCCGTTTAATCACCCCATACTCGGCCATTAACAGCCCATCGGCGGAGTAGATTCGTAGCGGCTCTGCCATCTGCACATCTTTTAACAGCTCAATTGATGGCAACTGCGGCTCAAAGTAGCGCCAAGAGGCATAGACAATCGCCGCTGTAGCGAACAGAGCTAGCAACGAAACCCAAAGAAAAAAGCGAAGCAGTAGCGACATAGAGATATTTTGCAAAAAAAGGTAGTCAATGAGTGGTCATAACGGCCAATTATACCCAATTTAGGGGCCAATAACCGACGCCTCGACAAGAAATTCTCTATTCAACCGATCCCACCACGGCACTTATCGCCACGAAGTGGTGGTGCCAATTTTAGACACTCGCACAATCTACTTGCGCCAGAGCGCATAAATTGGGTATGTTGCGCAGCTTCTTGGCCATCCCCCCTAATAACCCCTGACCATTTACCACAAGAGGAG carries:
- a CDS encoding penicillin-binding protein 1A, which produces MSLLLRFFLWVSLLALFATAAIVYASWRYFEPQLPSIELLKDVQMAEPLRIYSADGLLMAEYGVIKRIPMTYAELPQRLIDAFLAAEDSRFFEHQGVDPTGLARAAIELIRTGEKRQGASTITMQVARNFFLSREKTYTRKIKEMMLSLKIERELSKEEIIELYLNKIYLGKRAYGVGAAASIYYDQPLEALTLAQYAMLAGLPKAPSANNPIANPDRALARRNWVLGRMLELGMIDNSAYDEAVAAPITASVHLVQTELKAPFVAEMVRQELLRMYGEQVEERGFKVTTTIDSQLQRAATAALRNGLLEYEVRHGYRGPEQQLPLVASEAPQLQQWQELLEPFETIGNLMPALVVGVEPQRFSAILKDGSEVTVEWAGMAWAQRYRDVNSRGKKPDQAAEIVAVGDVVRLWFDSDNLPHLRHLPHAAAALASLDSGSGAMMALSGGFDFYQSKFNRVTQAERQPGSNIKPFIYSAALEHGFTAASIINDAPIVIEDQYMEGAWRPQNYSGKSFGATRLREALIHSRNLVSIRLLQAVGINNAIAHLAKFGFNPDKLPRSLSLALGSATMTPLELLRGYATIANRGFVIDPYYIATIENSSGEVVYQSRPPLACERIIECQQKGLLPLTEQGEIDTEIPFAQRSVSEQNLYVIRSIMADVIKQGTGRKALVLKRDDIAGKTGTTNDQLDAWFSGFNDRVVTTAWVGFDQPATLGRHETGGRAALPLWIDYMAVALQRFEPQPQPLPTDIVTVRVDKQSGEYAAPGAKGAMFEFFIKGTEPTPPRIGGVGGRPRIDTSEQDKVITEELF
- a CDS encoding response regulator; its protein translation is MNGTILIVDDAEENLEIIEALLEDDYTILKAKSGYHAIDIAKEYRPDLILLDVMMPNMDGYQTCRRLKDDPSTWDIAVVFLTSLHDGDNEEIGLKLGAIDYLHKPFRPAIFLQRIANHIRMLRNQHTLEQQVRERTAELEQTRFEIIRRLGQAAEYRDNETGMHVLRMSHSSAIMARLAGFNEARAELLRQAAPMHDVGKIGIPDQILLKPGKLDSQEWEIMRSHSLMGAQIIGDNDSPLLQLARTIALHHHERWDGNGYPFGLRGESILLEVRIVTVADVFDALISRRPYKEPWSKERAVEFILDQSGSQFDPDVVALFEQALPDIERVNSRYADEVS